The Cynocephalus volans isolate mCynVol1 chromosome 5, mCynVol1.pri, whole genome shotgun sequence genomic sequence TTCTCAGGGCCACTGGCAGTGATCGGTgacatgaagtggctgggattcaaGGCCCGCTGGCGGGCTGCTTCTCGGTTGGCACAGAGGGCCTGGGCAATGAGGTACTCGCTCTCCTGGGCTACGTCTGACAGGCGCAAGTCAAACTCCAGGAGGGTCTTGTTGTCTGACATGCCTTCCAGGAGCTGTTTCCCGCCGTCCTGGGAGAGGGGTGAAAGGGAAGGGGTTATTTTACATTACTACCCTGGATCACACACACTCATTTACTTAGAGATGTGACTAAAAcaaaagtttcacaaaacaaTACTTAATCTATTTGTGCAGCACACCGACATATTCTATTTTCTAATCCATTCCATTCAAAAAATGGTGGACAAaacccactaaattgatttctCAATCTTAATGACTTGAAAAACATGGATCTCTGGCAATGATGGTAATTCCATTTCTCTGGTTCAGCCGTGGACATGTGGGACAAAACTGTCTAATAAGATGTGAGGGAGAAGTTTGGAAGGGGTGGCTTCTGGGAAGACTCATCTTATTCTACAAAGAAGAAGCAGAAGGGGATGTTTTCCCTTTTTCTGCCTCTGGGCATGTGACCTATGTGAGATGTCAGAACTGCAGCAACCATCTTGGGATCATGAAAGGAACACCCGAGAGGCCATGCCACATGGccaggggggtgggggcagagcagAGGGTGGCACTGAGCCAAGGGGTTTACCAACCCCAGAACTCCTTACCCTGGGGCTTCTGGTTATGGGGCATACTGAATATTCCTCCTATTTAAGCCATTTCCTGGTTAAGCTCTTGTAGCCAAAAACTGGTCTCATGGTGAGGTTTAGCCGAGGGTTCAGGGCCTAACTGGTGTACACAGAGGGCCCTCCTCAACAGTCCTCACAGCTCTAGCCCCTTCTGGATTGGGTGGGCTAGGGTCCATGTGAAAGAATTTCATGTTGGGAGGCAGAATGCTGCTGTTCTATGGTTGTGACCCAGTGGTGTGTTGCAAAGTTAATTTAATGGGTCacagaagtgtttttaaaaataaaatagagaagaatATAAAGGAAAACATCAGTATTACAAGCAGTAAAAGTAAATTTCAATGATattgtatttatgtatatgttcACTAGGTGTTCATGTATGTTACATTTCTTTCTCCCTGACTTGGTCAAGAAAGTTTGGGAGGAAGATGCTGTCTATTAGAAAGGACTCAGGCTTTCATTCAATCCTGGGTTTGAATCACAGCTTGCCACTTTCTACTGACTGGATGCTCTTGGGCAATTCactaacctctctgagactcaatttTCCATGTGGAATGTGGGGTTAAGAATACTCATAATTAGATAACTGTGAGgattagagaaaaaataatggatATTGGGATATATACCTTAGCATGGTATGTATGCATACTCAATGCAGTATGTAGTATGTAAAGTCTGTGGTCTTAACAGTTATCCTGCAAGTACCCTATGGCAATTGGATTCCACCCCTACCACACACAGGCCCCAGAAGCAGTGGCTCACCAGCCCAATGTGGTTGCAGGACAGGTTGATGCTGGTGAGCGTGGTGTTGACGGAGAGCACCTGGGAGAGGAGCGTGGCGGTGGGCTCAGACAGCTCATTGCCACCCAGGTGCAGTGTGGTGAGGCACTTGTTGGTCTGCAAGGCATGGACCAGTGCCTGGCCGCCCTCATCCTCAATGCAGTTGAGGCGTAGGTTGAGGGAGATGAGGTTGGTATTGTGTGCCAGAGCGTGAGCCAGCGACTGGGCACCAAGCGCACGCACCTGGTTGTTGGCCAGGTTGAGCACACGCAGGTGGCTGTGGCTCAGCAGCTTGGCAGCACCGCGTGCACCACGGTCCCCAATGAGGTTGTGCGACAGATCTAGCTCTTCAAGGACTGGGTGGTCCAGGAGGCTGCGAATTAGGATGCGTGCCTTGTCGTCATCCACCTTGCTTCGGGTCAGCCTGAAGATCTGCGGGCAGGTAGAGGGTCTACAGCATCTGCCAGCTAGATATAATCTGGCTGCCTACCTACCTTCTGCAGGTAGAGGAGGGAGCCACAGAAAGGCGTGAGACTCTGCTCACCTGGTGTTGGCCACCTGTCTGGTTCTTGGGAGGGGCAGGCCTACCCAGCAAGGCAGAGTAGTGCAGAATTGGTGGCAGGTAGCAGGGTAGAAaggctaccatttattgagcaataaCTATGTGTTAGGTATGCTGCTCAAACATTTCATAACCATTATCTCTATCCCTCAGTATCCTAATGAAAAGAGAGtcctctccattttacaggtagaAAGTGGAGGCTCAGGGCAGTTGCATCATTTGCCCAGAGTCAACAGTGACTGAGCTGTGGAGGCAGGTTTGGAATCCAGGTCTGTTTGATGCCCCAGCTCCACACTGTGCCCTCCTCAGCTGGCTAAGACCCACCATGGAAAGGAGAGGAACTCTGAAGGAGGTTGCCAGGGCAGGAACCAGGGAGAAAGTGGGGGATGGTGAGAAGCAGGAAACCAACGGGATGAAGGAATAAAGGACAGGGTGGGGCTAGCTTTATGAATATTGTACATGGgagccctcccctctccttcccatgGGCTGGTTCTGCTCCGCTCTCCCTAGAGACCTATCTGTGGCTGGCCTCTACTCTTTCCCTACCCTTCAGTCCTCTCCCTTCTTCACATCCCTCTTAGCCAGCTTGGAGTCTTtgtgtctcttctcttttctttctttcttttttttaaagatgaccggtaaggggatcttaacccttgacttggtgttgtcagcaccacactctcccaagtgagctaaccggccatccctatatagggatctgaacctgtggccttggcattatcagcaccgcactctcccaagtgagccacaggccagccctgtgtctcttctcttttcattGCATCGTTCTGGTAAAGGCCAACCCTGGATCAACCCCAATCTCTTATTTTCTCCATGCTTGTGCCCAAGCAACTGCCATGATAGAAAATGTCACTTGGTGGAACTGGTTGGTATCACTGGAACTGTGTGCCAATCCAACTATACTTCTCTGGCTAACACTCTCTCATAATTTACAATGACTATTTCAACATTTCCCAGCCATCTCATACTTAAGGGGGCCTCCCTGTGGGGCCCCCCTTTTAGCAGGTGAActctcctcctgccttcccaGCTGTTGAATGAGAACCCCTCATTTTCTGATATCAAACACAGACCACTGCTACCCCCCacatcccctctcccctctgcccaAGCACAACCGCCCCACCTCACTCCTAGGTGCCACCCCTCCTGCCTTCTCAGGAACCTTCCTTGGTCAATGAACCTGTGGCCTTTCTCCTATAGTCAACTCCTTTCTTGCAACTGGATGGAGCCTCATACTGGTTCTAACATATGCAAGTTTCTTCTTAAGAAAACCCAAAGCCCTCATCTTTGCATATTACTGCTCTATCTTTCCCCCTTCACAGTCAAGTTCTCAAAATAGCTGATCACAGCCCCCCATTCTTCACTTCCCACTCTCCCCATAAACCGCTGCTATCTGGCCCCTGCTCCGGGACTCCACTGAAATAGCTCCCCTTCAGTGACCTCCATGTGGCCAAATCCAGTCTTCAGCTCCATTCCATCCCGTTGCTCACTCTCTCTACTTACAGTACGCCCCTCTTCTGGCTCTGTGACACAATGTCATgtcccccttttcctcctccctctggtTTCCTGGCAAGCTCTCCTTCCACCAAGACCACATGCCAGTCTCTTCTTGTCTCGGTTTTGGCTCTCCTTTATGAGACTCCATCCAAATCCAGGGCTTCAGCTGCCACCTTCATGAAGATGGCACACATTTCCACATTCAGTTTGGATCTCTCAGCCAAGCTTCAGACCCTCCAACCAACTAACGAAATGACTTTTTCTCTGGGATGCCTTGAACTGAAACTCATGCTCTTTTCCCTCAAAACTGGTCCTCTTCCCACATTGCCTGTATCTGCAAATGGCCCCTGCAGCCATCTGGTCTCATGAGCCAGAAGCCTTGacatctcctcctccttccttctcttccagaTCTTCCTTATGCCAGCGGGACCAACTGCTGAATATCTCCTAAATCtctccacttctctccatctccacacACACTACCCTAGTCCAAACTACCCTCGTCTTCACCTGGATTAGGCAACGGTCTCCATGGTGATCTACCATGTCCACTGCTGCCCTGCCCAGGGCATTCTTCACAAATAGAgtgatattttcatatataaaatccAGTAATATTACTTTCTTTATGCCTGAAACCCTTGGATGGTGTCCTAGAGCTCCTAAGGATAAAGACAAACTCCTTTATGAGGCCTCCTTCACCCAGTGAGTCCAGACTGATTGCCTCCTTCATCCCACCCCTGTCCCCCAACACAACCCTGCCACACTGCCTTCTCTTTCAGTCCTGTGAACTGGCCATGTCCACCCTGCCCATAAGGCCTGTATGTCccactccctctgcctggaatgttcctccctcttcccttagACTATAACTCCTACTCCTCCTTCTAATCTCTTTGCAAGTGACACTTGCTaagggaagccttccctggcaAGGTCAAATGCCCCTTTTATAATCTCTCATAAGAACATCTTTTCTTTATAGCATTCATCCCGagttagggttgccagataaaatacaggatgcccagttaaaattaaatttcagacaAACAAGTATGTCCCATGGAATATTTGGAACATACTTGTACTAAACATTACTTGCCATTTACCTGGAATTCATATGTAACTGGACACCCTGCATTTCTATTTGATAAACCTGTCAACCTTATTCTAGTTGTAGTTTTATGTTTATATGATTGCTGATTAGcacctttgtcttttctttctttctttcttttttttttggaggctggccagtatgggaatctgaactcttgaccttggtgttataacaccatgctctaaacaactgagctaaccagccagcccaggttAGCACTTTTTATCCCACCAGACTGTTAACCCCAAAGGGCACAAATGGTATAATTTGTTCATGGTTGTATCTTCAGAACCTAGGACAGGGCTTGGCGTGCAGATGGTCGTTCCATGAGTAATGGCTGATGAACTGGGAGCTCAGTGCCTTGTTCATCTCTGCATCCCCAGAACCTAGTGGATTGATGCAGGATGCATAAAAAACACTAGGTAAATgaatgagaaggaaaaggaaggaagaagatggtaatagagaaggaagaggaggggagggggaatcTGGGAGACTCTGAGGGGGTGGTGGATGGTACCTTGAGGGTGTGGCATGTCTTGATGGTGGCCGCCAAGGAGTGGCAGTCACGGTAGGTGAAGAGGAAGAGGTTCCACTCGAAGTTCATGCCACAGTCTTTGACACCATACAccagatccagctcctccaggcgGCTCAGGCTAGCCACCAGATCACCCAGCTGGTAGTGGCCTATGGCTGGCTCCTCCATCTCTCCCTCGCTGCCTGAGTCTGACTGGTCccctggccagggctggggcagtAGCCGCACAGGTGGGAGGAACTGATCCACATGGATTCTGTGCACGTAGTTCCTGCAGAGCGGCAGCAGATCGAGGATCACCCCAGGGTCCGTGGTGCCTGGGATAAAGTGCTTTAGCAGGTTCTCCAGGTGCCGCTCAAAGAACATGCGCTTCCAGCTGCCGCCATGCCTGGCCACATGGCACACAGGCCAGCGTTGCATGCAGCAGCGGCGCCAGTAGCTCTCATTGTCTATTAGGTTGGCGGTCACAGCCAGCGGCAGGTCTGGGGGCAGGTGGTCCAGGACCTTCTGCTGGTGCTCTGGGAGCAGCTGCTTCAGGATAGGGTTTTCTTTGGGAACAGAGAAAGGAAAGTAGGGGTCACAGCGTTAGGGACACCACAACATGATGCCCTAGGCTGGGACTGTCTGGGGATGCTGAGGAAAGGGAAAACCCTCCCCTACCCTCAGGGAGCTCCAGTCTGAGAGGAGTGACAGACTCTGCTCTCAGGGAGGCTCAATCTGAAGGGGGAGACACAGCCCCTGGCTTTGGGGTGTCCCCTGCCTGAAGGTGGACATCTCAACATCTGGTCTCAGGAAGCTCCCAGTCTGGGGAAGAATCTCAGGTCCAACCTGTTCTGATGGAGAAGACAGTCCTTGACTTCAGAGGCTCCCAACCTgatttgattcattcatttcaaaacaaaatttcctgagcacctactatgtgccagacactattttaAGTGCTAGAGATATGAGTGAACAAAACAGAGGAAGTCCCTTTCtcttggagtttacattctagtgaggggaggcagacaataaacatataaaacaaatatgtacTAGGTCAGGTGGTGATAGTTGCTGTAGGCAAAATGTCCTGTCCCATCTGGCAGGAGAGGCCAACAACTCACCCTTGGGAAGGATTAATATTACAGAGCGTATAGTACAGAACAAACTAAGAACCCATACATGACATGGAAGACTCCATCGGAGTGGAGGGTGGCTAACCAGGGAGGGCTTTCGGGAGGAGGAGGTAAATATGGTTTGGGCTGGGTTTTGATGAAGAGGGTCAAAAAGGCAAGGAGAGGGCATAGGCATGGAGGACACAGTATGGGTGGGAGTCTGGTGGGGCCTGGAAGTGGGGACAGTGGGAAAAATTGTCCTGGCCCTGGTGGAAGGGAAATGTTGAGTGGGTGTGAGGATGCCGTGTGGGAGGGCAGGGGCTGCCCCAGGACCCAGCTTCTGAGGCCTCGGCTCCAGGCAGTGCCCACTCCTGGccttccccttcccacccaaAGCAGGGACAGACTCACTATGGAAGTTCTTGACAATGTGCTGAATGCAGAGCTCAGTGAGGAGGGGCACAATGGCCAGTGACCATTCAGCATCCTCAGCAATGATCCGG encodes the following:
- the TCTE1 gene encoding dynein regulatory complex subunit 5, with product MQDTLTTPTLSARSRSSVSTQDRSSTVGQASNTGQPPSKPSVVTLPAKSKNPNSGAKLRRMRRIIAEDAEWSLAIVPLLTELCIQHIVKNFHKNPILKQLLPEHQQKVLDHLPPDLPLAVTANLIDNESYWRRCCMQRWPVCHVARHGGSWKRMFFERHLENLLKHFIPGTTDPGVILDLLPLCRNYVHRIHVDQFLPPVRLLPQPWPGDQSDSGSEGEMEEPAIGHYQLGDLVASLSRLEELDLVYGVKDCGMNFEWNLFLFTYRDCHSLAATIKTCHTLKIFRLTRSKVDDDKARILIRSLLDHPVLEELDLSHNLIGDRGARGAAKLLSHSHLRVLNLANNQVRALGAQSLAHALAHNTNLISLNLRLNCIEDEGGQALVHALQTNKCLTTLHLGGNELSEPTATLLSQVLSVNTTLTSINLSCNHIGLDGGKQLLEGMSDNKTLLEFDLRLSDVAQESEYLIAQALCANREAARQRALNPSHFMSPITASGPENSVG